The DNA window AGAGATAGAGAAAATGCAAATAGTGCACTGGTAGTTTCGGTGGGACCCAAAGATTTTGGAAGTGCACATCCGCTGGCTGGCGTGGAATTTCAGAGAAAGTGGGAAAGGCTTGCTTTTAAAGTAGGAGGAAATAATTATAGTGCTCCGGTACAACTGGTAGGGAACTTTTTACAGGGTGTACCGTCAAAGCATATTGGAAATGTGAAGCCCAGTTATACTGGGAATGTAATTCCTGCTGACCTTGCAAAATGCCTGCCGGAGTATGTGATTAAGACAATGAGGGATGGTCTAAGATATTTCGAAAAAAAGGTAAAGGGGTATTCCGATGCCAATGTAATTATGACAGGAGTGGAAACCAGAACCTCGGCGCCAATTCGTATATCCAGAGGGGAAACGGGAGAAGCAGTTAACCTATCAGGACTTTTTCCTGCCGGAGAAGGGGCCGGTTATGCCGGGGGGATTGTAAGTGCAGCAGTGGATGGTATAAGGACAGCGGAGCAAATTATTAAAAAATATGCACCAATCACCTAACCGCTGAGTAAAATAGAATTGAGAATAGAGAATTATATTTTTTTTAAACAATTTTTAATTCTCAATTGGCAATTCTCAATTCGTGTTGGGGTGGTTTCAATGAAAATAGGGCTTGCGTTATCAGGCGGAGGTATTAGAGGTGCTGCACATATAGGGGTTTTAAAGGCGCTTGAAGAAGGTGGAGTGCCGGTACATATGATATCAGGTACCAGTGCCGGAAGTATAGTGGCATCCTTGTATGCATCAGGCTATACGCCGCGGGAGATAGAGGAAATATTTCTAAAATTCGATTCAGGAGTAGCAGACCCTGATTTTGGTAAGGCTGCACCGTTTCTTGTTGATTTAATACTATTTAAAAGAAGTAAGGCCAGAGAAAGACTAGACCTGGTAGATTTTGATTTTTTAGGGGTAATTGTTTTCATTGTTAATTGGATTTTAAGACGAAACGCAAAAGTTGACGGTTTTATCAAAGGAAATATAATAGAAAATACAGTAAGAAAGTATTGTTATGATAAAGAGGTTTATTTAACGAAAGATACCATAATTCCTTTGGCAATTCCGGCAGTAGATATTAATACGGCGCAGACCATCATGTTTGTGTCTAATAAATTTTTAATGCAAGATACAAAGCATATGATATATATTGATGATGCCTATGTTTGGGAGGCAGTGAGGGCAAGTGCAGCATTTCCGGTAGTGTTCAAACCCAAAATGTTTCGCGGAAGAAGACTGGTAGATGGCGGAATTACCGATAATGTTCCTGGGGATATTCTAAAGCATATGGGTGCAGATAGGGTGCTTGCAGTGAATTTAGGCTACTCCGGCTACCCCAGGGAGGAAATAGATAATATTTTTGAAATTGCTGCCCAGTCTATAGACGTTATGGCCTACCAATTATCAAAATTCAAGTTAAGCGATGTAGATTATGTGTTGAAGCCTGAAATATATGACGTAAAGCTTTTAGAATCCAGCAGAATAAAGGAATGCATAGACCGGGGATATATAGCTGCAAAAAAAGCTTTGCCGGAAATAAAGAGGAGATTGGGACTGAATAGCATTTATGTTAGAACGAGTTAAAGTTTGTTAAAGTTTATTGTGAATAATTCTACAAACATACCAGTTGAGTATTTAAATAAAAGTGATATAATAGATTAGGATTGAGATTGAGTACTATATGGAAGGAGTACATAAATAAATGGGTAGATTATTTGGAACCGATGGAGTCAGGGGAGTGGCCAACACTGAGCTTACACCAGAGCTTGCGTTTAAAGTGGGGCAGGCAGGCGCATATGTATTGACTGAAGAGACCCATCATAGACCTAAAATATTGGTAGGAAAAGACACGCGCATTT is part of the Petroclostridium xylanilyticum genome and encodes:
- a CDS encoding patatin-like phospholipase family protein; its protein translation is MKIGLALSGGGIRGAAHIGVLKALEEGGVPVHMISGTSAGSIVASLYASGYTPREIEEIFLKFDSGVADPDFGKAAPFLVDLILFKRSKARERLDLVDFDFLGVIVFIVNWILRRNAKVDGFIKGNIIENTVRKYCYDKEVYLTKDTIIPLAIPAVDINTAQTIMFVSNKFLMQDTKHMIYIDDAYVWEAVRASAAFPVVFKPKMFRGRRLVDGGITDNVPGDILKHMGADRVLAVNLGYSGYPREEIDNIFEIAAQSIDVMAYQLSKFKLSDVDYVLKPEIYDVKLLESSRIKECIDRGYIAAKKALPEIKRRLGLNSIYVRTS